The sequence below is a genomic window from Anaerocolumna chitinilytica.
AGTGCCGGTGATGGAAGTAAAAAATATAAGGATTTCATTACTGTAGATGTATTTGATTCCCTTGCAAATTATCAAGGAATTCAAACAGGGTGGTTTGGGAAAATTGTAAAAGACAAATTTAATATGGAATTAAATATCATTTCTCCCAATGTAGCAGGTGGTGGTGAAACATTGTATCAGACACGCAGTGCCGCCGGAAATCTTGGTGACTTAATTATTTATCCCATGTCGGGAGGAAAACTGCAGGATTTGGTTGATGCGAGATTAATTGTTGATATGACAGATATGATGAGCGGAGAAAAAAATCTGGAGAAATATAAGGAGGCTATCCAATTCTCTAATCAAAATAACAGCACAACAGCCGGTACTTGGGGAATTCCGTCAGAAGTTTCAGTAAATCCGGCCACGAAACCGTTAGGCGGTACTACCTTGAATTTTGGTACTTACTTAAGATGGGATTTATACAAACAGATGGGTTATCCTGAGATGAAAACCATGGAGGATTTGCTTCCTGTAATGAAACAAATGCAGGATATGAATGTTGTAAGTGATTCCGGTAAAAAAGCATATGCTTTTTCATTCTTTAAAGATTGGGATGGTTCATTTATGAACATAGCAACTCAGGTAGCTTCTTATTATGGCTATGCCAATACAGGATTTTTATGGCAAAAAGCAGACGATTCTGCTGAACCGCAGAGTACATTGGATGATGATTCGTTATATATGAGGGGCCTTAAGTTCTTTTACCAGGCAAACCAGATGGGACTTGTAGATCCGGAATCCACAACCCAAAGTTATGATACTGTTTATAATAAATATGTAGATGGTGCTATCTTATGGTCTCCCTGGCCTTGGTTGTCTGCCGGATATAATTCAGACAAACATAAACAGGAAGGTAAGTTATTCGATACCGCTGCAATCAATGATTTTAAATTATATACATGGGGATGTTATGCAAAAGGTAATCCAGGTGTAGCAATGATGATAGGCAGCAAGGCAAAGGATAAAGAAAGGTTAATGGATTTTATTGACTGGTATTATTCACCGGAAGCAATTACCTTAATTACAACAGGAGCAAAGGGAGTTACCTGGGATATGAAGGATAATCAGCCGCAATTAACGGATTTAGGTTATCAGTGCATGACAGATCCAGCCAATACGGATATGCCTCAGGAACAAGGGGGAGGAAAATATAAGGATGGTATGTCACAGTTGAATTATAAAACCATATCTGCAGGTGAAGTTAATCCAGACACAGGATTCCCTTATGATTATAGTTTATGGGATTCCTTTACTCAAAAGAGCCTTTCCGATATTGAAAAAGATTGGCAGACTCATATGAATGCAAAAAATGCAGTTGATTACTTTTCAAAAAACAATCAGATTGTGGTTTCACCTGGCAGCGGTTATTCCACTCCGGCAGAAGCATCTGATATTACTACCATAAGAAATCAGATACAGGAAGTAATAAAGGAATACTCATGGCGTGCAGTATTTGCTAAAGACGATAACGAATATAATAAGTATATCAAAGATATGAAGGAAACTGCATTGGGTCTTGGTTATGATAAGGTATTAGAAGTAGATAAGGCGAATGCAGAAGCACAAAAACAGGCCAGAGCAGCAGTAGTCAAATAAAACTCAAATTTGTTACCGGACTCTTAATCAGTATTCCGGTTAACTAATAGATGGACTTTACAGGATACACCTTTGTGTATCCTGTAAGGTCCATTAAAAGTATAAGGAATTAATCAAAAAATGTGAGGTTATTACATGGCAATTAAATATTATGAAGATGAATGTTTATTTAAACTGGATTCCCCAAGCAGCAGTTATTTAATAAAAATTGCAGATCAAAAATATGCAGGGCATGTTTATTATGGCAGAAAATTAAGGGGACTGGACGCAGCGGAATTATTAAGAATAAAAGAACCTCCTTTTACACCTTCTGTTAATGAACGGGATAAGCTTCCTTTTTTAGATACCTTTTCTTATGAATATCCAACTGGTGGTGTTGGTGATTTTAGGGAAAGTGCTATTGAAATCAGAGATCAGGAAGGATATGAGGCTCTGGAATTATTTTATGATTCTTATAAAATATACGATGGAAAGCCGGGACTTACAGGTTTACCCGCCGTTTTTGCCGAAAAAGATCAATGTACCACCTTAGAACTAAGGCTGAGGGATTCTAATTTAGGGCTTACTGTTACGCTATTCTACTCTGTATTCGAAGAAATAGATGCTATTATAAGAAGTGTGCATGTTCATAATACATCACAGAAGGATATCTATTTAACCAAGGTGTTATCTGCATGTATTGATATGGACAATAAAGATTTTGAACTTGTTACTTTACATGGCTCCTGGGCGAGAGAGAGGCATATTCAGGAGAGCAAAGTATGTCATGGATTTCAGGGAGTCAGTTCAAACAGAGGAGAATCAAGTCATCAGTACCATCCTTTTTTTGCTTTAAAAGAAGGAGGAGCTACCCAGGAGACAGGAGAGGTCTATGGTATGCATTTTGTTTATTCCGGCAATTTTATTGCAAATGTATCCTTAGACCAATTTGAAAGTGTTCGCGCTGTTATGGGAATTCATCCAGATCATTTTTGCTGGAAATTAGAAGCAGGAGAAACCTTTCAAACTCCGGAGGTAGTACTGGTTTATTCTTCGCAGGGACTTGGCGGAATGACCCGTACCTATCATGATTTGTACAAAAATCATTTGATCAGAGGACAATATAAAGATAAACAGAGACCTGTTTTAATTAATAATTGGGAAGCAACTTACTTTGATTTTAATTCTGATAAGCTGATATCCATTGCAAAAGAAGCTTCTGAACTTGGAATAGAAATGCTTGTTATGGACGATGGCTGGTTTGGGAACAGATATGATGATAACCGGGCATTGGGCGACTGGAAAGTAAACGAAGAAAAAATAAACAAAGGTTTAAAAAGTTTAGTAGAGGAAGTAAATAAATTGGGAATGAAATTCGGTATCTGGTTTGAGCCTGAAATGATATCACCGGATTCTGATTTATTCCGTGAACATCCTGACTGGGCAATCGGTATACCGGGACGTACCAGGGGATTATGCAGAAATCAATATGTTCTGGACTTAACAAGAAAAGAAGTATTGGAACACACCTATGAAAGCGTGGCAGGTATACTAAGAAGTGCTAATATTGAGTATGTAAAATGGGATATGAACAGGCAGTTGGCGGATTTGGGAAGTCTGGGACTGCCAAAGGACCGTCAGGGAGAATTAAGCCATCGATATGTTCTTGCGGTTTATGAATTACAGGAACGCCTTTTAAAAGAATTCCCTTATTTATTACTTGAAAATTGCTCCGGCGGCGGAGCCAGATTTGATCCGGGAATGCTGTATTACAGTCCACAGATTTGGTGCTCTGATGATACGGATGCCATTGAACGGCTATTAATACAGGAAGGGACTGCTCTCATATACCCTTTATCCACCATTGGTGCTCATGTATCCGATTGTCCCAATCATACTGTAGGAAGAGTAACTCCTTTTGAAACAAGGGGGTATGTTGCACTTGCCGGTACCTTTGGGTATGAACTGGATGTAACCAAAATACCGGAAGAAGACCGAAAAAAGATACCGGAACAGATTGCCTTGTATAAGAAATACAATGAGTTGATCCGTACCGGTGATTACTACCGCATAGCCTCTTATAGGACAAATCATTTCTATGACTGCTTTCAGGTCGTATCGAAAGAGAAAGATGAAGCCCTGGTAACCTATATACAGGTGTTAAACAGACCCAATTACCATAGCAGAAGAATTTATTTAAAAGGTCTGGATCCGAACAAGAATTATAAAATTGAAGGGGAAGACAGGATATATGGCGGTGATACTCTAATGTTTGCCGGTTTGAATCTGACTAAGATATCGGGAGACTTTAAGGGATTTCTGATTCATTTAACGGCCGTATGAAATAAGAGGAAGGAATAAGAAAATGAAGTATTTATGGAATGAAGGATGGAAATTTACAAAACAGGATATAGGAACCTCTCTTGAAAGAATAAGTCAGGATGATATCCGATGGCAGGAAGTTGATATACCTCATGACTGGCTGATTTATAATACGATGGAGCTATACGAGACCGGCGAAGGCTGGTATAAAAAGAAATTGACGTTAGATGACCTTGGTAAGAAGCATTATTTCCTTTATTTTGAGGGAGTTTATATGGACTCTACCGTATATGTGGGAAATCGTATGGTGGGGGAATGGAAATATGGGTATTCCTCCTTTGAATTTGACATAACGGATTATTTAGAACCAGGTGAAAATGAAATTAAAGTCCGGGTGGTTTATCAGAATCTGAATACCCGTTGGTATTCCGGCGCCGGTATTTACAGAAGTGTCTGGCTGAAGATTACGGAACCGGTACATTTCATTTCAGATGGTATCTATATAACTACCAGTAAGGAAGCAGAGGGCTGGAAGCTTGAGATTGAATCAGAATTAATAGATGAGTCCGGGGTTCACATGAAGGGTATCCTTAAGAATACGGTTCTGGATAAAGCCGGGAACATAGCAGCTGTCTGCCAGGAGGAAATTAATTTAACCAAGGAAGTTACATGCTATCCTCAGGTTTTAATGTTAGACAATCCACTTCTTTGGAATCTTCAAGAACCCAATTTGTATGAATTAAAAACAGAGCTTTTCATTGAGGGAAGCCAGATAGATTCGGTAAGCCAGAACTTTGGATTTCGTACTCTTAGGTTTGACAATGAAGAAGGCTTTTACCTGAATGAGAAGGGGATTAAGCTTCATGGTGTATGTGAACACCATGATTTGGGAGCCTTAGGAGCAGCTGTGAATAAAGCTGCTCTTCGCAGAAAATTTATGATACTAAGGGAAATGGGGGTTAATGCAATAAGGACTTCCCATAACATGCCTGCGGTAGAATTAATGGAGCTGGCGGATGAATTAGGATTTTTAGTAGTCTCAGAAGCTTTTGATATGTGGGAACGGCCGAAGACCGAATATGATTATGCCAGGTTTTTCCTTGCGTGGTGCCATAAGGATGTCGCAAGCTGGATTCGTCGGGATAGAAACCATCCAAGTATTATTATGTGGAGCATTGGAAATGAGATTTATGATACCCATGCCAGTGAAAGAGGGCTTGAAATAACAAAAATGCTTCGAGATCTGGTCCTAAAGCACGACCCCAAGAAAAACGGACAGGTAACTATAGGATCTAACTATATGAAATGGGAGAATGCACAAAAATGTACCGAAGAGCTTCCCATAGCAGGATATAATTATGGTGAAGCCTTATACGATGAGCATCATAAAAAATATCCCCATTGGATTATTTATGGCAGTGAAACTGCCTCAACGATTCAAAGCAGGGGCATCTATCATTTTCCGGCCAGTAATGTACTTGTAACCCATGAAGACGAGCAGTGTTCTTCTTTAGGAAATTGCTCTACCAATTGGGGAGCAAAAAATTCACAAAAAAATATTATAGATGACCGGGATGCAAAATTTTGCCTTGGTCAGTTTATCTGGACCGGTTTTGATTACATTGGAGAACCCACACCTTACTTTACAAAGAATTCTTATTTTGGACAGATAGATACTGCTGGTTTTAAAAAGGATGCCTTTTATATTTATCAGGCAGAGTGGACTGATTATAAGCAGAATCCTATGATACATCTTCTTCCCTATTGGGATTTTAATGAAAGGCAGTTAATCGATATCAGAGTCTATTCTAATGCACCGAAAATAGAACTGTTTTTTAATGATACTTCTTTAGGAGTGTTTTATATAGATCATGAAAAAGGAAAACAACTTAGCGGAGAATGGCAGATTCCCTATCAGCCGGGCACTATTAAAGCCGTAGCCTATGATGAAAATGACCAGGTGATAGCAACGGATATGCAAAGTTCCTTTGAGGATGCAGCAAATATAATTCTGAAACCGGATAAAAGCACACTAAAGGCGGATGGTCTGGATATGGCCTTTGTAGAAATATCCATGACAGATAAGAAGGGAGTTCCGGTCAGGAATGCGGGTAACCGGGTAGAGGTAAAGCTAAGCGGTGCAGGCAGACTTGTAGGCCTTGATAATGGTGACAGCACGGACTACGATTCTTATAAAGGAACCAGCAGAAGATTATTCTCAGGAAAACTGCTTGCTATGATAGCTTCAAAGCAAGAGGCGGGCAGTATTATCTGTGAGGTATCCTCGCCGGGAATGAAAACAGAAGTACTGCGCTTAGATGCTTTGCCCTGCGAAAAGATACCGGGGGTTTCCTCAGTAACCGAGAATATACAATCAGTGGAAGAGAAGGAAATACCTATCAGAAAAATCGAATTGATAAGCAGAGGGGTAAACCATTTGACCAAAGAAACCCCGGAAACCATTGTAGCTGCCAGGATACTTCCGGAAAATGCGACCTATAAAGAGATTGAATGGAAAGCCATGACGGTAAACGGTATTATTTCAAATATAGCCAAGGTCAGGGTAAAGGAAGGGGAAGCTGTTGTTACCGCTATGGGGGACGGTGAGTTTCGACTTTGCTGTATGGCTAAAAACGGAGGCAAAAATCCGCGGGTTATATCGGAATTGGAATTTCAAATAACCGGTTTGGGTGAGGCTTTGATAAATCCGTATCAATTTGTTTCAGCCGGCCTTTACAATTATGGCAACAGAGAATTCCATAGCGGACTCTTAGGGGGTGTCTCAACAGATGATACTTCGAACTATATAGGATTTAAGAATGTGGATTTTGGTGATTATGGATCGGATGAAATTACACTGCCGATTTATCACTTAAGTCATAATTCAACCCGGATTGAGTTCTGGGAGGGAATTCCGGGAGAGAAAGATTCCCATCTGCTTTTGGATACGGTTTATGATAAGGATTTTATTTGGAATACGTATCAGACCGAGACATATAAACTACCAAAACGGCTAAAAGGAATTACTACCTTGTGTATCGGGATTAAGGACAAATTAGATATCCAGGGCTTTACTTTTACTTATTACGAAAAAGCCTATGCCAGACTATACGCCAGAGATTACAATAACATATACGGAGATTGTTTTACAGTTACGAAAGAGGCTATAGAAAAGATAGGAAATAACGTTGCCATTGATTTTAATAATATGGATTTTGGTGAACGGGGAATAAAAAAAGTGGTTATTTGCGGGAAATCCAGAACAGATAAAAATACCATTAATATTAATTTCGAGGGTGATGAATCTGAAGAAAGACAAAGTTTTGAGATTCCATATTCCGTTGATTATGAAGAATATGAGTTTAAGGTAAATAAGGTTACAGGAAAGCAAAAGGTGAGTTTTTTATTTTTACCGGGAAGCAGTTTTGATTTTAAATGGTTCCAGTTTTATCCGGAAGAATAATTATCATAGCAGTATTTGCACTGGTATGGAAATAGGTATATTCTGCTCATGTACTATCTCTAACAGAATAAAACAAAGAATAAGCAAGGCATCCTGTGTATATAGTTTGTCTTGCTTATTCT
It includes:
- a CDS encoding type 2 periplasmic-binding domain-containing protein, translating into MRKRIISVLLCLGMVISLLSGCSGSKEGTNQVKTNTDTDTAQENSSAGDGSKKYKDFITVDVFDSLANYQGIQTGWFGKIVKDKFNMELNIISPNVAGGGETLYQTRSAAGNLGDLIIYPMSGGKLQDLVDARLIVDMTDMMSGEKNLEKYKEAIQFSNQNNSTTAGTWGIPSEVSVNPATKPLGGTTLNFGTYLRWDLYKQMGYPEMKTMEDLLPVMKQMQDMNVVSDSGKKAYAFSFFKDWDGSFMNIATQVASYYGYANTGFLWQKADDSAEPQSTLDDDSLYMRGLKFFYQANQMGLVDPESTTQSYDTVYNKYVDGAILWSPWPWLSAGYNSDKHKQEGKLFDTAAINDFKLYTWGCYAKGNPGVAMMIGSKAKDKERLMDFIDWYYSPEAITLITTGAKGVTWDMKDNQPQLTDLGYQCMTDPANTDMPQEQGGGKYKDGMSQLNYKTISAGEVNPDTGFPYDYSLWDSFTQKSLSDIEKDWQTHMNAKNAVDYFSKNNQIVVSPGSGYSTPAEASDITTIRNQIQEVIKEYSWRAVFAKDDNEYNKYIKDMKETALGLGYDKVLEVDKANAEAQKQARAAVVK
- a CDS encoding alpha-galactosidase; its protein translation is MAIKYYEDECLFKLDSPSSSYLIKIADQKYAGHVYYGRKLRGLDAAELLRIKEPPFTPSVNERDKLPFLDTFSYEYPTGGVGDFRESAIEIRDQEGYEALELFYDSYKIYDGKPGLTGLPAVFAEKDQCTTLELRLRDSNLGLTVTLFYSVFEEIDAIIRSVHVHNTSQKDIYLTKVLSACIDMDNKDFELVTLHGSWARERHIQESKVCHGFQGVSSNRGESSHQYHPFFALKEGGATQETGEVYGMHFVYSGNFIANVSLDQFESVRAVMGIHPDHFCWKLEAGETFQTPEVVLVYSSQGLGGMTRTYHDLYKNHLIRGQYKDKQRPVLINNWEATYFDFNSDKLISIAKEASELGIEMLVMDDGWFGNRYDDNRALGDWKVNEEKINKGLKSLVEEVNKLGMKFGIWFEPEMISPDSDLFREHPDWAIGIPGRTRGLCRNQYVLDLTRKEVLEHTYESVAGILRSANIEYVKWDMNRQLADLGSLGLPKDRQGELSHRYVLAVYELQERLLKEFPYLLLENCSGGGARFDPGMLYYSPQIWCSDDTDAIERLLIQEGTALIYPLSTIGAHVSDCPNHTVGRVTPFETRGYVALAGTFGYELDVTKIPEEDRKKIPEQIALYKKYNELIRTGDYYRIASYRTNHFYDCFQVVSKEKDEALVTYIQVLNRPNYHSRRIYLKGLDPNKNYKIEGEDRIYGGDTLMFAGLNLTKISGDFKGFLIHLTAV
- a CDS encoding glycoside hydrolase family 2 TIM barrel-domain containing protein yields the protein MKYLWNEGWKFTKQDIGTSLERISQDDIRWQEVDIPHDWLIYNTMELYETGEGWYKKKLTLDDLGKKHYFLYFEGVYMDSTVYVGNRMVGEWKYGYSSFEFDITDYLEPGENEIKVRVVYQNLNTRWYSGAGIYRSVWLKITEPVHFISDGIYITTSKEAEGWKLEIESELIDESGVHMKGILKNTVLDKAGNIAAVCQEEINLTKEVTCYPQVLMLDNPLLWNLQEPNLYELKTELFIEGSQIDSVSQNFGFRTLRFDNEEGFYLNEKGIKLHGVCEHHDLGALGAAVNKAALRRKFMILREMGVNAIRTSHNMPAVELMELADELGFLVVSEAFDMWERPKTEYDYARFFLAWCHKDVASWIRRDRNHPSIIMWSIGNEIYDTHASERGLEITKMLRDLVLKHDPKKNGQVTIGSNYMKWENAQKCTEELPIAGYNYGEALYDEHHKKYPHWIIYGSETASTIQSRGIYHFPASNVLVTHEDEQCSSLGNCSTNWGAKNSQKNIIDDRDAKFCLGQFIWTGFDYIGEPTPYFTKNSYFGQIDTAGFKKDAFYIYQAEWTDYKQNPMIHLLPYWDFNERQLIDIRVYSNAPKIELFFNDTSLGVFYIDHEKGKQLSGEWQIPYQPGTIKAVAYDENDQVIATDMQSSFEDAANIILKPDKSTLKADGLDMAFVEISMTDKKGVPVRNAGNRVEVKLSGAGRLVGLDNGDSTDYDSYKGTSRRLFSGKLLAMIASKQEAGSIICEVSSPGMKTEVLRLDALPCEKIPGVSSVTENIQSVEEKEIPIRKIELISRGVNHLTKETPETIVAARILPENATYKEIEWKAMTVNGIISNIAKVRVKEGEAVVTAMGDGEFRLCCMAKNGGKNPRVISELEFQITGLGEALINPYQFVSAGLYNYGNREFHSGLLGGVSTDDTSNYIGFKNVDFGDYGSDEITLPIYHLSHNSTRIEFWEGIPGEKDSHLLLDTVYDKDFIWNTYQTETYKLPKRLKGITTLCIGIKDKLDIQGFTFTYYEKAYARLYARDYNNIYGDCFTVTKEAIEKIGNNVAIDFNNMDFGERGIKKVVICGKSRTDKNTININFEGDESEERQSFEIPYSVDYEEYEFKVNKVTGKQKVSFLFLPGSSFDFKWFQFYPEE